In one Parageobacillus genomosp. 1 genomic region, the following are encoded:
- a CDS encoding MSMEG_0568 family radical SAM protein, translating to MNSNEHVKQEVAPATRLESLLVDLQNKGLRTEGLTKGGRRGGAGPTDDQAFLLEGQAVMIPTLNGPAEHSPYSLAQGPSGLLLQYEGKSLPFTFIEAVRRPKFYELSTKDGIPYHKIAVLHGADVLASTVIQNCIRWAPDKRCKFCAIGHSLEQGSTIAKKKPEHLAEVVKAAEELDGIKHITLTTGTPNETDRGALYLAECVRSIRQVSQLPIHVQCEPPDDDSLYQVLKDAGANSIGLHVESFDEEVRQKVMPSKSQISLEVYFQAFEKAVAVFGRNQVSTYVIIGLGEDLEKTLEGCRRAAKLGVYPFVVPLRPLRGTELENVSPPSSELMLEVYRRVAAILQEENLSSANSSAGCAKCGACSALSLFEKLG from the coding sequence ATGAATTCAAATGAACATGTGAAACAAGAAGTCGCGCCTGCTACTCGTTTGGAATCGTTGTTAGTAGATCTTCAGAATAAGGGGCTGCGTACGGAGGGGCTTACAAAGGGAGGCAGAAGGGGGGGGGCAGGACCGACGGATGATCAGGCTTTTCTGCTGGAGGGGCAGGCTGTTATGATCCCTACGCTGAATGGGCCGGCAGAGCATTCTCCCTATTCTTTAGCTCAAGGACCCTCGGGTCTGTTACTTCAATATGAAGGAAAGTCTTTGCCGTTCACTTTTATAGAAGCTGTCCGGCGCCCTAAATTTTATGAATTAAGTACCAAGGATGGAATTCCCTATCACAAAATCGCCGTCCTGCACGGAGCAGATGTGCTGGCGAGTACCGTCATTCAAAACTGTATCCGCTGGGCGCCAGATAAGCGATGCAAATTTTGCGCCATTGGCCATTCTTTGGAGCAGGGAAGCACCATTGCGAAAAAAAAGCCGGAGCATCTTGCCGAAGTGGTTAAAGCAGCGGAAGAGCTTGATGGAATTAAGCACATTACGTTGACGACAGGCACGCCTAACGAAACAGACCGGGGGGCTCTGTATTTAGCCGAATGCGTAAGAAGTATCCGTCAAGTCAGCCAGCTCCCTATTCATGTTCAGTGCGAGCCTCCGGATGACGATTCATTGTATCAAGTATTAAAAGATGCCGGTGCCAATTCCATTGGCCTCCATGTGGAGTCTTTTGATGAAGAAGTTCGGCAAAAGGTGATGCCATCCAAGTCCCAGATTTCGCTTGAAGTGTATTTCCAAGCGTTTGAAAAAGCGGTGGCCGTCTTCGGCAGAAATCAGGTAAGCACGTATGTCATTATAGGGCTTGGAGAGGACTTGGAAAAAACGCTGGAAGGGTGCCGAAGGGCAGCTAAGTTAGGTGTCTATCCATTCGTTGTTCCGCTTCGCCCTCTCCGTGGAACAGAGCTGGAAAATGTGAGCCCTCCATCTAGTGAGTTGATGCTTGAAGTTTACCGACGCGTGGCCGCTATACTGCAGGAAGAGAATTTATCCTCCGCAAACAGCTCGGCCGGATGCGCGAAATGCGGCGCTTGTTCCGCTCTTTCATTATTCGAAAAATTAGGATAA